Proteins found in one Paenibacillus borealis genomic segment:
- a CDS encoding LamG-like jellyroll fold domain-containing protein codes for MKKINKGISGLLAGLLVFGGPITAFGAAGSEYITPPNASLLVQYDFNETSGTIAHDSSGHGYDGVLSSGAAWTSQSKNYGAMSLDGTSNGYLTIPNGVMNGVHNVTVTADVYLRSGANGFITGLGSDTSKYVYLKTSSEGGLKTSKGDEHFSGSALPNNSWTHFAVVVDSDNHKEYLYVNGSLAISKSITGDPSEIYDASKALSGYIGKSFWSDPYVNGIVDNYRIYGSALNASQISALAVMTVDTSSVSSVDIGTTPGSAPVLPSFVKLANSDGTMQNIPVTWEAILPSKYEKPGSFDVIGHLNSVSPELTAIAHVAVMAKPVLSGSATSKTSVSLNWAAIDNATSYQIYRSSTSGSGYQQVYNGPATSYEDQGLNMATTYYYVMTGSIGQVQSVYSNELAVSTETEITAAPAGLAQNPYKFPYRTQFTWNPVPLADKYNIYRSESEEGTYTLIGNTANTTYEDLDVYQDSTYYYKVTSVNRAGESVKSASLKATTSKDTVPKTVLTSTGQTESTVSLNWQPMPDATSYTVYRSMTAGSGYSPVDTGMKTSYVDNNLITGSSYYYVVTYTSPLGTSVYSNEVKVTTASVSVSAPSALKVTASYINAVSLSWNKVIGATSFNVYRSNAADGEYIKIAGSADNMYKDSGLEPGTTYYYKLSSVNGGGESKLSIAIAATTSSADDLIYNNEAIKYDTDGNVLPSGGEGFLQVGDTYYMYSGVSTEGQSVNNLGVYSSKDLVHWKYENTVFSSETVDENGNHPPELTNGFKNERVKVVYDDKLDKYIMVFHYENAVDYSLGMITVSMSDSPTEPFTYIKTYHPDGMEARDGTLYKDVDGSVYYIVTANRAPDGANSKLTMFRFADDYRSAKQVYNIYGGPDFNGTYAGREAPAIVKRDGIYYLITSNAAGWFPSQAMYSTAEAATLADTTASSWKGDTPVNPWGGKDLGKGFLVGNSVAFSSQSTYLMPVTGTHGTSYILMSDRLKSPLEAGGTVWFPVQIDNGKLSFDYSPTIKINTTTGEVANVYEGSLISQGKPAQASNVKPSSDGVDYTANLANDGDYSTEWSANGSNYPAWWSVDLGQNYNINQVQLSWYLIGGSEGIYNYKIWVSDDGVNYTLALDHSSGNAYYGFNSDQLSDVTGRYVKVEILGCSVWWYEPQLYEVKIFGSAVEHSVSITTPDSKGSYVYQIPYSIYNFPATSDYTLNLGNVSIQMPISVLFEKQGTGTLTVSQDKTSPETATNITAAAASASQEVAGTFDLNMKNSVTGAVHDLGTAVQVTVHLTPEMLAKLEGKGTPGLYYYDAENNSLSKTDAAFNLNDNTATFTTTHLSTFVVTADISQTNQNNAETVIALINNLPADISLSDEAAVAGARAAYNALTDQQKSLVPADVQNKLAAAELTITRLKNREVSSITVESNILLVGRYAFDLSVKAAVSGYSLNNFINAAQTVYHADGVNHVYFKLAGKWYDIVNDPAMITPLDPSTINGDGLFDHMNMQ; via the coding sequence ATGAAAAAAATAAACAAAGGAATTTCCGGCCTACTCGCAGGGTTACTTGTTTTTGGCGGTCCTATAACTGCTTTTGGGGCAGCGGGTTCTGAATACATTACCCCGCCAAATGCCAGCTTGCTGGTGCAATATGATTTTAATGAAACCAGCGGGACGATTGCTCATGACAGCTCCGGTCATGGCTATGACGGCGTTCTTTCCAGTGGTGCGGCCTGGACTTCTCAAAGTAAGAACTATGGTGCAATGTCGCTGGACGGAACATCAAATGGCTATCTGACCATTCCCAATGGCGTGATGAATGGAGTTCATAATGTTACGGTTACGGCAGATGTTTATTTGAGAAGCGGAGCCAATGGCTTTATTACCGGACTCGGCTCGGACACCAGCAAATATGTCTATTTGAAAACCAGTTCGGAGGGTGGTTTAAAAACTTCTAAGGGGGATGAGCACTTCTCTGGTTCGGCTCTGCCTAACAATAGTTGGACACACTTCGCTGTAGTCGTAGATAGTGATAATCATAAAGAGTATTTGTATGTCAACGGATCTTTGGCCATAAGTAAATCTATAACAGGCGATCCAAGCGAGATATACGATGCCTCGAAGGCGCTCTCCGGATATATAGGAAAGTCCTTTTGGAGTGATCCGTATGTAAACGGGATTGTAGACAACTACCGAATCTATGGTTCCGCTTTAAATGCTTCCCAAATCAGTGCGTTGGCTGTCATGACGGTAGACACTTCCTCGGTGTCTTCGGTCGATATCGGGACGACGCCAGGTTCCGCACCTGTACTTCCAAGCTTCGTAAAGCTGGCCAATTCCGACGGAACCATGCAAAATATTCCGGTTACCTGGGAGGCCATTCTTCCGTCGAAGTATGAAAAGCCGGGTTCCTTTGATGTGATAGGACATCTGAACAGCGTTAGTCCGGAATTGACCGCTATAGCGCATGTTGCCGTAATGGCCAAACCCGTTTTGTCCGGTAGTGCAACATCGAAAACGAGCGTAAGCTTGAATTGGGCGGCAATCGACAATGCAACCTCTTATCAGATTTACCGCTCTTCGACCTCTGGCAGCGGTTATCAGCAGGTTTATAATGGTCCGGCAACAAGCTATGAGGATCAAGGGTTGAATATGGCAACCACCTATTATTATGTGATGACCGGATCGATCGGCCAAGTGCAATCTGTATATTCCAATGAATTGGCGGTCAGTACAGAGACGGAGATTACGGCGGCGCCGGCTGGCCTTGCCCAGAACCCGTATAAATTCCCTTACCGTACCCAATTCACCTGGAATCCGGTTCCATTAGCAGATAAATATAATATTTATCGCTCGGAAAGTGAAGAGGGTACCTATACCCTGATTGGCAATACTGCTAATACAACCTATGAAGATTTGGATGTATATCAGGATTCTACCTACTATTACAAAGTAACTTCGGTGAACCGGGCGGGGGAAAGTGTCAAGTCGGCCTCATTGAAGGCAACGACCAGCAAGGATACTGTGCCTAAAACAGTGCTTACTTCCACTGGTCAAACCGAGTCAACTGTTTCATTGAACTGGCAACCCATGCCGGATGCTACAAGTTATACCGTTTACAGAAGCATGACTGCCGGAAGCGGTTATTCCCCAGTCGACACTGGGATGAAGACAAGTTATGTAGACAATAATCTCATCACCGGTTCCAGCTATTATTATGTGGTGACCTATACAAGCCCACTGGGTACATCCGTTTATTCGAACGAGGTGAAAGTGACCACGGCATCTGTATCTGTTTCGGCTCCTTCCGCGTTGAAGGTGACGGCAAGCTACATTAACGCTGTTTCCCTTTCTTGGAATAAGGTGATCGGCGCCACGAGCTTCAATGTATACCGCTCCAATGCAGCTGACGGAGAATATATCAAAATTGCGGGCTCTGCTGATAATATGTATAAAGATTCCGGTCTGGAGCCTGGAACGACCTATTACTATAAGCTCTCCTCAGTAAACGGGGGCGGCGAAAGCAAGCTTTCCATTGCCATTGCAGCTACTACATCCTCAGCTGATGACTTGATTTATAATAACGAGGCAATCAAGTACGATACGGACGGCAACGTTCTCCCATCGGGCGGCGAAGGCTTTCTGCAAGTTGGAGATACCTATTATATGTATAGCGGTGTGTCCACAGAAGGACAATCAGTAAACAATCTTGGGGTGTACTCGTCCAAGGATTTGGTTCACTGGAAATACGAGAATACGGTATTCTCGAGTGAAACGGTTGACGAGAACGGTAATCATCCGCCCGAACTTACGAACGGATTCAAGAACGAACGGGTGAAAGTCGTTTATGATGACAAGCTGGACAAGTATATCATGGTCTTCCACTATGAAAACGCAGTAGATTATTCTTTAGGTATGATCACTGTTTCAATGTCAGACTCCCCGACGGAACCTTTCACTTACATTAAGACCTACCATCCTGATGGCATGGAAGCCAGGGATGGTACATTATATAAGGATGTTGACGGGTCTGTATATTATATTGTTACTGCAAACAGAGCACCAGACGGAGCTAACTCCAAGCTTACCATGTTCAGATTCGCGGATGACTATCGCAGCGCCAAGCAAGTGTATAATATATATGGCGGTCCAGACTTCAACGGCACCTATGCAGGTAGAGAAGCGCCTGCTATCGTGAAGAGGGATGGAATATATTACCTGATAACTTCAAACGCCGCAGGCTGGTTCCCTAGCCAGGCCATGTATTCCACTGCAGAGGCCGCTACTCTTGCCGATACTACTGCGTCCTCTTGGAAGGGGGATACGCCTGTCAATCCATGGGGTGGAAAGGATCTGGGCAAAGGCTTCCTTGTGGGCAACTCCGTTGCGTTCAGTTCACAATCTACTTATCTTATGCCGGTTACAGGAACGCACGGTACTTCGTATATTTTGATGAGTGACCGCTTGAAGAGTCCGCTTGAAGCAGGCGGTACGGTATGGTTCCCGGTTCAGATTGACAATGGGAAATTATCTTTCGACTATTCCCCAACCATCAAAATTAATACGACCACCGGTGAAGTCGCCAATGTATATGAAGGATCGCTGATTTCTCAAGGGAAACCGGCCCAAGCATCTAATGTGAAACCCTCAAGTGATGGCGTCGATTATACGGCGAATCTTGCCAATGATGGCGATTATTCCACAGAGTGGAGCGCTAACGGATCGAATTATCCGGCATGGTGGAGCGTCGATCTGGGGCAGAATTACAATATTAATCAGGTACAATTAAGCTGGTATCTCATTGGTGGATCAGAGGGGATCTATAACTACAAAATCTGGGTAAGCGATGATGGAGTGAACTATACCCTGGCGCTTGACCATTCCTCTGGCAATGCATACTACGGCTTCAACTCCGATCAGCTCTCAGATGTGACCGGACGTTATGTTAAGGTTGAAATTCTGGGATGCAGCGTCTGGTGGTACGAACCCCAATTATATGAAGTGAAAATATTTGGCAGTGCTGTAGAGCACTCGGTAAGCATTACAACACCAGACAGTAAAGGAAGTTACGTTTACCAGATTCCGTACAGCATCTACAATTTTCCGGCAACTAGCGATTATACACTGAATTTGGGCAATGTCTCGATTCAGATGCCAATCTCGGTGTTGTTTGAGAAACAAGGTACGGGCACACTGACAGTATCACAGGACAAGACTTCCCCAGAGACCGCAACGAATATTACTGCGGCTGCAGCATCAGCCAGCCAAGAGGTAGCAGGTACCTTCGATTTGAATATGAAGAATTCTGTTACCGGAGCTGTACATGATCTGGGCACAGCCGTTCAAGTCACTGTACACCTTACACCGGAAATGCTGGCCAAATTGGAAGGTAAAGGGACTCCGGGCTTGTACTATTATGATGCTGAGAACAATTCTTTGAGCAAAACGGATGCTGCTTTTAATTTGAACGACAATACAGCCACGTTTACAACCACACATTTAAGTACATTCGTAGTTACAGCAGACATTAGCCAGACTAATCAGAACAATGCGGAAACGGTTATCGCACTCATCAATAATCTGCCAGCAGACATTAGCTTAAGTGATGAGGCTGCAGTTGCTGGCGCAAGAGCTGCCTATAATGCGCTCACAGATCAACAAAAGTCGCTGGTGCCAGCGGACGTGCAGAACAAGCTGGCAGCTGCTGAGCTCACCATTACCCGATTGAAGAACAGAGAGGTCTCCTCCATCACAGTTGAGAGTAATATTCTGCTGGTTGGACGGTATGCGTTCGACTTAAGTGTGAAGGCCGCGGTCTCCGGATACAGCCTGAACAACTTCATTAATGCAGCTCAAACTGTATACCATGCAGACGGCGTTAACCATGTGTACTTTAAATTAGCCGGTAAATGGTACGACATTGTTAATGATCCGGCTATGATAACACCGCTAGATCCATCAACAATCAACGGTGACGGGTTATTCGACCACATGAATATGCAGTGA
- a CDS encoding SDR family oxidoreductase — protein sequence MKALFIGGTGTISSAITKPLLENGCELYLLNRGSRNETLPSGVNIIQADINDEEHVAKLIENLTFDVVADFIAFVPAQLERDYRLFKDKTKQFMFISSASAYQTPLSDYRITEGTPLSNPYWEYSRNKIACEDYLLKQYREQGFPITIIRPSHTYDERSLPLGVHGSKGTWQVAKRMLEKKPVIIHGDGTSLWTMTHSRDFAKGFIGLMGNIHAIGESIHITSDETVTWNQIYQIIADALGVELNAVHVASEFLAACSKEDYRGGLLGDKANSVVFDNSKLKRLVPEFVATTRLDQGIKETIKYILAHPEHQKEDKEFDVWCDKVVRALDAAVSAVNG from the coding sequence ATGAAAGCGCTATTTATCGGAGGGACGGGGACGATCAGTTCGGCGATTACCAAGCCATTGTTGGAAAACGGATGCGAGCTCTATCTGCTTAATAGGGGCAGCAGAAATGAGACATTGCCATCGGGTGTAAACATTATTCAAGCCGATATTAATGATGAAGAACATGTAGCTAAACTTATTGAAAATCTGACGTTCGACGTCGTTGCTGATTTTATCGCATTCGTACCTGCTCAATTGGAAAGAGACTATCGCTTATTTAAGGATAAGACGAAGCAGTTCATGTTCATTAGCTCTGCTTCCGCATACCAGACTCCATTGTCCGATTATAGAATTACGGAGGGAACCCCGTTATCCAATCCCTATTGGGAGTACTCCAGGAACAAGATTGCCTGCGAGGATTACCTGCTGAAACAGTATCGCGAGCAAGGTTTTCCAATTACGATTATAAGACCAAGCCATACTTATGATGAGCGATCGCTCCCGCTTGGCGTGCATGGAAGCAAGGGGACATGGCAGGTTGCTAAGCGCATGCTGGAAAAGAAGCCTGTGATCATTCATGGGGACGGCACATCGTTATGGACAATGACACACAGTCGTGATTTTGCTAAAGGCTTCATTGGATTAATGGGCAATATTCACGCGATAGGCGAATCGATTCATATCACTTCGGACGAGACGGTTACCTGGAATCAAATCTACCAGATCATTGCCGATGCCTTGGGAGTAGAGCTTAACGCTGTTCATGTTGCTTCGGAGTTTCTGGCTGCGTGCAGCAAAGAAGATTACAGGGGTGGGCTGCTGGGAGATAAGGCGAATTCTGTAGTGTTCGATAATTCAAAACTGAAGAGGCTTGTTCCTGAATTTGTTGCAACTACAAGGCTCGATCAAGGGATTAAGGAAACGATTAAGTATATTTTAGCCCATCCTGAACATCAAAAGGAAGATAAGGAATTCGATGTTTGGTGTGATAAAGTTGTTCGGGCATTGGATGCAGCCGTATCAGCTGTTAATGGGTAA
- a CDS encoding alcohol dehydrogenase catalytic domain-containing protein, whose translation MKQIKAFGPQDLRVVTAEIPALAPNEVLIDMQACGICGSDKWFWYVE comes from the coding sequence ATGAAACAAATCAAAGCCTTTGGACCGCAGGATCTCAGAGTCGTAACGGCGGAGATTCCGGCATTGGCACCCAACGAGGTATTGATCGATATGCAAGCTTGCGGCATCTGTGGCTCTGATAAATGGTTCTGGTATGTGGAGTAA
- a CDS encoding SDR family NAD(P)-dependent oxidoreductase, which yields MVNAQGRWALITGASRGVGYETAIFMAKQGCNLILHSRSLEHTKIVKEEVQALGVDAYCVQAELANHEEVVAMLDDIEAKATPVDIIFNNAAVQIAYRTDYWQTPVEDFDMSFRINFISIATICHRLIPKMIERGFGRVINTTSGIKNEPEQAGYAASKAALDKFTKDLASRLEGTNVMINITDPGWCRTDLGGPNAPGAVENVIPGIAVGAFVDDKKSGRFLHAQNFTGMTLEAAVAKAETIEANPYII from the coding sequence ATGGTAAACGCACAAGGACGATGGGCACTTATTACAGGGGCAAGCAGAGGCGTAGGTTATGAAACTGCGATCTTCATGGCCAAGCAAGGGTGTAACCTTATTCTGCATAGCCGAAGCTTAGAACATACCAAGATAGTGAAGGAAGAGGTACAAGCGCTTGGTGTTGATGCGTATTGCGTACAAGCCGAGCTTGCCAATCACGAAGAAGTGGTTGCCATGCTCGACGACATTGAAGCTAAAGCAACGCCTGTTGATATTATTTTCAACAATGCAGCCGTGCAAATCGCGTACAGAACAGATTACTGGCAAACTCCGGTGGAAGACTTCGATATGAGCTTCCGAATTAATTTCATTTCCATTGCGACGATTTGCCACCGATTGATTCCTAAAATGATTGAACGGGGCTTTGGTCGTGTCATCAATACGACAAGCGGAATTAAGAATGAACCTGAGCAGGCAGGATATGCGGCAAGCAAAGCAGCTCTTGATAAATTCACGAAGGATTTGGCATCGAGGCTGGAAGGCACCAACGTTATGATTAATATTACGGATCCAGGGTGGTGCAGAACCGATCTAGGAGGCCCGAATGCGCCTGGAGCAGTGGAGAACGTTATTCCCGGAATCGCGGTGGGTGCCTTTGTGGATGACAAAAAGAGCGGACGATTCCTCCATGCGCAGAATTTTACTGGCATGACATTGGAAGCAGCCGTTGCTAAAGCGGAAACAATCGAAGCTAATCCCTATATTATATAA
- a CDS encoding S-layer homology domain-containing protein — protein MKGAKQAIAQAVQAGIVNGYTDGSFRY, from the coding sequence GTGAAGGGGGCAAAGCAGGCCATTGCACAGGCGGTCCAAGCGGGTATTGTAAACGGATATACAGATGGCAGTTTCCGTTATTAA
- a CDS encoding YheC/YheD family protein, with protein sequence MNKQISRISNKLTKTRVLAEKPELKRHIPDTRRMSRSGLHAMLQKYQMVYIKPCCGSLGEGVIRVEQRTHKSRSNAGGRDSDVTNKYSYRYQSGTRVSTFSDYDKAYQAIMKETRGKSYLVQKGIRLLTYSGRPFDIRVMVQRNPKGKWEATGAAGRVAHPQKVVTNGSQGGTIYPVEELLKAYTGLEKRSALITQMNGLGVKAAIQLSSVYPALNEIGVDLALDQQLTPWILEVNTAPDPCPFTKLKDTRMLDQIIRYGKAYGRTYNLKCMKAKRGIV encoded by the coding sequence ATGAACAAGCAGATCAGCCGTATTTCCAATAAACTGACGAAGACAAGGGTACTGGCGGAGAAGCCGGAATTAAAAAGGCATATTCCGGACACACGTAGAATGAGCCGGAGTGGACTGCATGCGATGCTGCAAAAATACCAGATGGTGTACATTAAGCCCTGCTGCGGCTCACTTGGCGAGGGGGTTATCCGGGTTGAACAGAGGACACATAAAAGCCGGAGCAACGCTGGCGGAAGAGACTCTGACGTGACGAATAAATACTCCTACCGCTATCAGTCAGGTACACGGGTGAGCACATTCAGTGATTATGACAAGGCATATCAAGCCATCATGAAGGAGACGCGGGGGAAATCCTATTTAGTGCAGAAGGGCATCCGTCTTCTGACTTACAGCGGCCGGCCGTTTGATATCCGCGTGATGGTCCAGCGTAATCCTAAGGGGAAGTGGGAAGCTACAGGAGCTGCAGGGCGCGTCGCGCATCCGCAGAAGGTGGTTACGAATGGAAGTCAGGGAGGAACGATATATCCGGTGGAGGAATTGCTGAAGGCATACACCGGCTTAGAGAAGCGCAGCGCTCTGATCACACAAATGAACGGGCTTGGTGTGAAAGCCGCCATTCAGCTTAGCTCTGTCTATCCGGCGCTTAATGAAATCGGCGTTGATCTTGCCTTGGACCAGCAGCTTACCCCATGGATTCTGGAAGTGAACACAGCCCCCGATCCCTGCCCGTTCACCAAACTGAAGGACACCCGTATGCTTGACCAAATCATCCGATATGGCAAAGCTTACGGGCGCACCTACAATCTGAAGTGCATGAAGGCTAAGCGGGGGATTGTGTGA
- the sbnA gene encoding 2,3-diaminopropionate biosynthesis protein SbnA, protein MMLMDNWRDKVLEVIGQFPWYKGLIDGEKVNYSLQNLPLMTADILETHYYSSSPDASLAVYRTSGTSTGRRKAIVYSEEDDAHYTGIKTKLFGELIAGSGCARALADMGTGHAANTALTIFDRLGLVSSSIPFELPIEQHIGRIQAFKPDLLYTMPSILDHIVYAAEDPRTFGIRKIILVGEIATLEWQRNMARLFGLEPQDITDTYGSIEIGTIAYYSHDLGRYIFADGVVAEVIGTEALGEGLDPLGAGEGILVLTSTVRRLLPAIRFVTYDVVRDFRAVKINGMEKQSFGSIVKRVGRELKHGEKISIYDIEQVVYRHLQDAMIRVRVSSNALTVYIQSRSADPSIVPAIREEIRECIPEIGLMIRNHLLDDIEVILASDGVKPQTGQVKNKKLYYQKDKVNDRAELNLDTGILSAIGKTPLIKLDHLFPQSGFSVYAKMELMNPGGSAKDRPALWMIKEAWKEGLIGPGTVIIESSSGNMAISLAMICKYLGMSFISVVDSRTTEMNLQILKALGATIDYIDCPDSETGEFLPARLKRVQQLLTEIPGSYWPNQYANPNNYLSHYHTTMKEIVDELGQVDYLFCAVSTCGTIRGLAEYVKDKGLQTKIVAVDAAGSAIFGGNQEQRRFPGLGAGIVPPFCRTDLIDHIVHVTDSDIVKGCRALAQKESVLAGASSGGVLAAIRQMKQKLTPGAVCAAILHDKGERYLDTVFSDSWIQSQFGQQLPAADEEFLT, encoded by the coding sequence ATGATGCTGATGGACAATTGGCGGGATAAAGTGCTTGAAGTGATCGGGCAGTTCCCCTGGTACAAGGGGCTTATTGACGGTGAGAAGGTGAATTACAGCCTGCAGAATCTTCCCCTGATGACCGCGGATATTCTTGAAACCCATTATTATAGCAGCTCACCCGATGCTTCGCTTGCCGTATACCGGACATCGGGCACAAGTACAGGCAGGCGTAAGGCTATAGTCTACTCAGAAGAAGATGACGCCCATTATACCGGTATCAAAACAAAGCTGTTCGGTGAGTTGATTGCTGGCAGCGGATGTGCAAGAGCGCTGGCTGATATGGGAACCGGACATGCAGCAAATACGGCGCTGACCATCTTCGACCGGCTGGGGCTCGTCAGCAGCTCAATTCCTTTCGAGCTGCCGATAGAGCAGCATATCGGGCGGATTCAGGCGTTTAAGCCCGACCTGCTGTATACGATGCCATCTATCCTGGATCATATCGTATATGCTGCTGAAGACCCGCGAACGTTCGGTATCCGCAAGATCATTCTGGTCGGTGAGATCGCTACACTGGAGTGGCAGCGGAACATGGCCCGCCTGTTCGGCCTTGAGCCGCAGGACATTACCGATACGTACGGATCTATTGAAATAGGCACAATCGCGTACTATTCACATGATCTGGGCAGGTATATCTTTGCTGACGGAGTTGTTGCGGAAGTCATCGGGACGGAGGCATTAGGGGAGGGGCTGGACCCGCTGGGCGCCGGCGAAGGGATCCTGGTGCTTACCTCAACCGTCCGCAGGCTGCTGCCCGCCATCCGTTTTGTAACCTATGACGTCGTCAGGGATTTCAGGGCAGTGAAAATAAACGGGATGGAGAAGCAGAGCTTCGGGTCCATCGTCAAGCGGGTGGGCCGCGAGCTGAAGCACGGGGAGAAAATCAGTATCTACGATATTGAACAGGTGGTATACCGTCATCTCCAGGATGCAATGATCCGGGTCCGGGTAAGCAGCAATGCGTTAACCGTGTATATCCAGAGCAGATCGGCGGATCCATCGATAGTTCCGGCGATCAGGGAAGAAATCAGGGAGTGCATCCCGGAGATTGGTCTGATGATCCGGAATCATCTGCTTGACGATATTGAGGTCATTCTGGCATCAGACGGCGTGAAGCCCCAGACCGGACAGGTGAAGAACAAGAAGCTGTATTATCAGAAGGATAAAGTCAATGACCGGGCGGAGCTGAACCTGGACACGGGTATATTATCGGCTATCGGGAAGACGCCATTGATCAAGCTGGACCATCTGTTCCCGCAAAGCGGGTTCAGCGTCTACGCGAAGATGGAGCTGATGAACCCGGGCGGAAGCGCCAAAGACCGTCCGGCACTGTGGATGATCAAGGAGGCTTGGAAGGAAGGCCTCATCGGGCCGGGTACGGTCATTATTGAATCAAGCTCGGGCAATATGGCGATCAGCCTGGCTATGATCTGCAAATATCTGGGGATGAGCTTCATCAGTGTTGTGGATTCCAGAACAACTGAGATGAATCTTCAGATCCTGAAGGCATTGGGGGCAACCATTGATTATATTGACTGTCCCGATTCCGAAACAGGCGAGTTTCTGCCCGCCAGACTGAAGCGTGTGCAGCAGCTGCTCACGGAAATACCGGGCAGCTACTGGCCGAATCAGTATGCGAACCCCAATAATTATCTGTCACACTACCATACCACCATGAAGGAAATCGTGGATGAGCTCGGACAGGTGGATTATCTGTTCTGCGCCGTCAGTACATGCGGCACGATCCGCGGGCTTGCTGAATATGTGAAGGATAAAGGGCTACAGACCAAGATTGTGGCTGTGGATGCAGCGGGCAGCGCAATTTTTGGCGGCAATCAGGAGCAACGGCGGTTCCCTGGATTAGGCGCAGGCATTGTGCCGCCTTTTTGCAGAACAGATCTGATTGACCATATTGTGCATGTTACAGATTCCGATATCGTTAAGGGCTGCCGGGCACTTGCGCAGAAGGAATCGGTTCTGGCCGGAGCGTCCTCCGGTGGGGTTCTTGCTGCCATTAGGCAGATGAAGCAGAAGCTCACTCCCGGTGCTGTCTGCGCCGCTATTCTGCATGATAAGGGCGAACGTTATCTCGATACGGTATTCTCTGACTCATGGATTCAGAGCCAGTTCGGACAGCAGCTGCCGGCAGCAGATGAAGAATTTCTGACTTGA
- a CDS encoding ornithine cyclodeaminase, which yields MLYLNNKDLLAVGLNWAALAESTEAAVHLIHSGDYVQPVKPYLRYKNLHNRIIAMPAYAGGNVNTAGIKWISSFPDNIASGLPRAHSIIVLNDPDTGQPSAVLNSPLPSIVRTASVSGLMIRHFLRERALERIQLGIIGWGPIGQYHCQMAMALFGDRIERIRIFDIRGADLSEIPALYLERMEVAETWADVYRHSDILITCTVSDHRYIDIPPAKGMLLLNVSLRDYKPEALASLKAIVVDDWEEVCRENTDIEQLHLEQGLSRAGTQTLADVVCRHSLRAFAADEPVLFCPMGMAIFDIATAVYYVKKAGEAGVGTELA from the coding sequence TTGCTGTATTTAAATAACAAGGATCTGCTTGCGGTGGGCCTGAACTGGGCGGCCCTTGCAGAGTCAACAGAAGCTGCGGTGCACCTCATCCATTCCGGCGATTACGTGCAGCCGGTAAAGCCTTACCTGAGATACAAGAATCTCCATAACCGGATCATTGCCATGCCGGCATATGCCGGGGGGAATGTGAATACAGCCGGAATCAAGTGGATCTCCAGCTTCCCGGATAATATCGCGTCGGGTCTCCCGCGCGCGCATAGTATCATCGTTTTAAATGACCCTGATACCGGTCAGCCGTCAGCTGTACTGAACTCGCCGCTTCCCAGCATCGTCAGGACGGCTTCGGTCAGTGGGCTGATGATCCGTCATTTTCTGCGGGAACGTGCCTTGGAGCGGATTCAGCTTGGCATTATCGGCTGGGGACCTATCGGGCAATATCATTGTCAAATGGCTATGGCTCTCTTTGGAGACCGGATCGAACGAATCCGTATATTCGATATACGGGGAGCAGACTTGTCAGAAATTCCAGCGCTATACTTGGAGCGGATGGAAGTGGCAGAGACGTGGGCGGATGTCTACCGGCACTCTGATATTCTCATTACATGTACGGTATCCGATCACCGTTATATTGATATTCCTCCCGCCAAAGGCATGCTGCTGCTGAATGTTTCACTTCGTGATTACAAGCCGGAGGCGCTGGCTTCACTGAAAGCCATCGTCGTCGACGACTGGGAGGAAGTGTGCCGTGAGAATACGGATATCGAGCAGCTTCACCTGGAACAGGGACTGAGCCGTGCCGGAACACAGACCCTTGCCGATGTCGTCTGCCGCCACAGTCTCCGTGCATTCGCTGCAGATGAGCCCGTCCTTTTCTGCCCGATGGGCATGGCCATTTTTGATATCGCTACGGCGGTATACTATGTTAAGAAGGCGGGAGAAGCAGGGGTTGGGACTGAGCTCGCTTAA